The DNA window AAGTGATTATTTTCATGTTAGAGACCAACATGAATGGCAACAGCAATTACTGTTAGGTGAAGGTAAAGTTTTCTTGCCAGATATCAAGACTTACACTGTCAAAGTTGAAGCGATGAAAGCTTTAGGAATGCTAGAGTTTATTGACCCAGCTAGAACTTTTATTGAAAATGACCCTGATTTACTTTGGTTGCAAGATGTTGTTTATCAACACAGTCAACATATCAAACGGGTTTTAGGCATTAACTTAGTTAGGGAAGAAGCCGTTACTTCTCAAATCAAAATACTCAGCAAGTTACTCAAGCTATTGGGATTAAAGTTAAAAACTGTTAATGAAGGTTATCAAATAGACCCAGTAACTTTTTATGATGGCAGAGATAAAATATTTACCGCTTGGTACAAACGAGATGAGTTGATGTTAGCTAATTTTAAAGGTGTACAATTGGAAATCAAGGATTTTTCTACTTGGAAGTTTGAGCCTGTTAAGCAGCAGTCTGTATTAGCTGGTTTATCCACAAGATGAATTACATTCTTTTGAATTGATAATTACTACAGGAATTTTATTTTTACTTGATCAATAACCTCTGAGTATGAGTCAAGCATACTGAGGAGTTTCATCAGTCTTTAGCTTTGACTAAAGACTGATATGCAATAACCAAAACCATCCGTAATAATAAAAGCAGGTGTTACTTCGGTTTGGTTATGTACTTAACTTGGTTAGACAACAATAGTTGGTTAATTGAAATGAGTGGTCAACGGATACTAGTTGACCCTTGGCTGGTTGGTGAATTAAGTTTTGGCTTAGATTGGCTGTTTAAAGGTTCTCTCACACAAGAACGCTTAATTTCAGAGCAGATTGATTTAATATTGTTGTCTCAAGGTTTGCCAGACCATGCACATTTGCCGACATTAAAGCAACTTGACCATAAAATTCCGGTTGTGGCTTCGCCGAATGCAACCAAAGTGGTTCAAGATTTGGGTTACACTTGTGTCACTTGTCTGGGGCATGGTGAAACTTTTACTTTTAATGATCAACTAGAAATTCGGGCTTTACCTGGTTCCCCTATTGGCCCGACTTTGATCGAAAACAGTTATTTGTTAAAAGAGTTAGCTACTGATTTCACACTTTACTATGAGCCGCATGGCTATCACTCGCCACAGTTAAAACAATTTGCACCGGTGGATGTGCTAATTACGCCAACGGTTGATTTGACATTACCGTTAGTCGGCGCAATTATTCGTGGAACAAATAGTGCTTTGGAAGTAGCTAAATGGCTGCAACCACAATTTATCCTACCTACAGCAGCAAAGGCAGATACAACCTATGAAGGGTTGATGGTGAATTTTTTAAAGGCTGTGGGGACTGCTGAAGATTTGCGGACTTCTTTCCAGAACAACAATCTTACCACCCAGGTGTTAGAACCTAAACCCGGCGATCGCTTGGAATTAAACTTACAAAATCGCGTCTTAACTTGTTAGCTTTAGTGTAAGCGATCGCGTAAAATATAAATAGAGCGATCGCTAATTTTCTCCAACCAGTCTAAAAACATTTCACAGAAAGACGCTTATCTAATCTGTAAACTTGCTAAATTTTTATCCGTCTTTTCTGGAATCAGACTACTGTGACTGTAGTTACTCTTTACAAGTATCCACTCCCTTAACCAAGCCATAATTCAACCATTCAGGTGAATTCAGCAAAACAAGTCTTAAGTTATAGAACAAATATTAATACTAGTTAATTTTTATCCCAACTATTACACAGAACCGAGGTATAAGCTTATGAAAATCTCAACGATCACAACTTCTTTTCTTACCATCGCTTCTTTAATTTTGTCTGTTGGAATTTCATCTGCTCAAGCGAATGGTGAAAAAATCTCACACAATGGTAATGTTGCTAATACTACAACACATGGGCGAGTAATCACTACATCTGTTAACTCTTATATGTCGCCCAGTAATGTTGCTAATTCTCATGTTATGCAACCACTGAATCTAGTTTATCTTGCTTATCAAGGTAATTTAGTATCACAGGGTATTCCCGGTGGTAAGACTTTGATATTTCAACACCAGAGCGGTAACGTTAAGGCAGAAGATGTGGTCAAAGCTGCCGTTAAAGCCAAAAAAATCCCCAATCAGTTTTTATACAATCCCAGCTATCTTACTGAGGTTAATGTACAATTAGCGTACCTAGAAAAAACTTTGGCTCATTAAATTGACATAGCCAAGATAAAGTAAATTCCACAAGCTTTGGATGAAAGAAAGACTAGGAAGCATCCCACTTTTTTATATGTCATTGCGAGGAACGAAGCAATCACAAAATCTTACCATTTTGAACGAGTGTATGAGATTGCTACCCTGCGGGAAGTCTTACGCCTACGTCGTTCCTCTGGAGCGAGACGCTACGCGTAGCTTGCTTCTCCGAAGGAGTACGCAATGACAATTATCCTCTATGTGAAAAATAAAAACTGGGATGCACCCGAAAGACTAGGAGTTAGAGGCTAGTATTTTTTACTCAGCACTTTCAACTCAGTTTATGATAGGTAGAATATTCGGTTTTGGTGGGGGTCAGCCACCAAAGGAAAGGGGGAAAGTTCGGTGAAAATCCGGCGCTGTCCCGCAACTGTGAAGGAAAGTTAGAAGCTTTACAAGCCACTTTCCCAGTCAGAATGCCCGCCGAATTATAAAATTAAGTCCATCACATCTGCGAGGTACGGATGACTGCTGCCCATACTACTATTACAAGTGATTCTGAGACGATTTCTGCCCACACTCATACTTTATTTGTTTGCCAAACCTGTGCCAGTGTTTGGCAAGATGGTAAGCGTGTAGGTGAAAGTGGTGGTCAAAAACTCCTGCACCAAATTCAGCAATTGGCGCAAGATTGGGATTTGCGCGAGGAATTTCCGATTCAAGCGGTTGAATGTATGAGTGCTTGTAACCGTTCTTGTGTTGTTGCTTTTGCCGCTAAAGGTAAGTTAACTTATCTGTTTGGTGATTTAGATGTTGATAGCAGTGCGGCGGCTGTTTTGGAATGTGCTAGTCAATACTACGCTAAAACTAACGGTGTATTGCCTTGGTCAGAACGACCAGAACCATTGAAACGAGGTATATTAGCGAAAATTCCACCGTTGTAAGTAAAGTGCTGAGTACTGAGTATATACGTGTTTTAATTTTGGGTGGAACCACAGAAGCGGCGGAACTGGGTGCGAGAGTTGCAACTATTGACGGGATTGAAGCGATCGCATCTTTAGCCGGTCGCACCCGTGAACCCTCACGTCCCTCTGGAAATGTGCGAATTGGTGGTTTTGGTGGCGTGGATGGACTGGTAGAATATCTGCGTCAAATGAAAGTTGATGTGTTAATTGATGCTACCCATCCCTTCGCCAATCAAATATCTGACAATGCGGCGGCGGCAGCCAATGAAGTCGGGATACACAGATTAATGTTAATTCGTCCCGCGTGGGAGAAAACAACAGGCGATCGCTGGATTGAAGTAGATAGTAATGCAGCCGCCGCCGATATTTTGCCAAACCAAGCCAAACGAGTATTCTTAACAGTAGGCAGACAAGAACTCAGCACCTTTGCCCATCTTCAAGATATATGGTTTCTGATGCGGATGATTGACCCGCCTGGAAAAGATACTTTAGTACCACCAGGAATAATATTGTGCGATCGCGGCCCTTTTATCCTAGAAAATGAACGGAAAATTATAGTTCAGCACAACATTGATACCATTGTGAGTAAAAATAGTGGTGGTGATGCAACTTACGCTAAAATTATTGCCGCGCGAGAACTAGGCGTACAAGTTGTTATGGTCAAGCGTCCCTCAGTTCCAATGGGAGAAAAAGTTGCAGATGTTGATGGTGCAGTGACTTGGTTATTAGGTAAATTAGAAAGTCAGAGTATAGGGTAAAATATTTCAATTAAGGCTAAAAATTCTAGTCAATATCATCAATATTTTGTTGTTGGACTGCGAGATCCCCGACTTCTTGAAGAAGTCGGGGATCTCATAAATCCCATAACATATCATCTACTATATATACTTTTTAAGTAAACAAATGATTCAAAATACTCCTATATCAACTATAGATAGTGATATTGCACCCGCAACTACCGCAGAATTTCTCCATATTGAAAAAGCCCAACGTATGGCCGAATTTTTTAGCTTTTTAGGTGATCCTAATCGGTTAAGAATTCTTTCTTTTTTGGCGCAAAAAGAATTATGTGTGAGCGATTTAGCCACACTATTAGATATGAGTGAATCTGCGGTTTCACATCAACTCAGAAATTTACGTGTCATGCGGTTAGTTAACTATCGCAAACAAGGCCGCAATGTATTTTACCGCCTTCATGATAATCATATTCTCCATCTTTATCAGGTAGTAGCTGAACACCTTGATGAACCTGAATGAAGAAGGCAGAAGTCAGAAGACAGAATGAATACCCATAAATAAATATTAGAGGCTTAAAAACCAAGAGTTGCGGAGGTAATAATGTCTCTCTAAAACCTCCTGCCTCCTGCCTTCTGCATCCGGTTGGTGAGCGGACTTGTACTGAGCGCAGCCGAAGTAGCCGAACCACAGCCTCCTGCCTTCTATTTAATTATGATTATGGTGATAACGGGTAAAACCAGGGCCAT is part of the Aulosira sp. FACHB-615 genome and encodes:
- a CDS encoding cobalt-precorrin-6A reductase, with amino-acid sequence MRVLILGGTTEAAELGARVATIDGIEAIASLAGRTREPSRPSGNVRIGGFGGVDGLVEYLRQMKVDVLIDATHPFANQISDNAAAAANEVGIHRLMLIRPAWEKTTGDRWIEVDSNAAAADILPNQAKRVFLTVGRQELSTFAHLQDIWFLMRMIDPPGKDTLVPPGIILCDRGPFILENERKIIVQHNIDTIVSKNSGGDATYAKIIAARELGVQVVMVKRPSVPMGEKVADVDGAVTWLLGKLESQSIG
- a CDS encoding DUF1636 domain-containing protein, with the protein product MTAAHTTITSDSETISAHTHTLFVCQTCASVWQDGKRVGESGGQKLLHQIQQLAQDWDLREEFPIQAVECMSACNRSCVVAFAAKGKLTYLFGDLDVDSSAAAVLECASQYYAKTNGVLPWSERPEPLKRGILAKIPPL
- a CDS encoding helix-turn-helix transcriptional regulator, with the protein product MAEFFSFLGDPNRLRILSFLAQKELCVSDLATLLDMSESAVSHQLRNLRVMRLVNYRKQGRNVFYRLHDNHILHLYQVVAEHLDEPE
- a CDS encoding MBL fold metallo-hydrolase produces the protein MYLTWLDNNSWLIEMSGQRILVDPWLVGELSFGLDWLFKGSLTQERLISEQIDLILLSQGLPDHAHLPTLKQLDHKIPVVASPNATKVVQDLGYTCVTCLGHGETFTFNDQLEIRALPGSPIGPTLIENSYLLKELATDFTLYYEPHGYHSPQLKQFAPVDVLITPTVDLTLPLVGAIIRGTNSALEVAKWLQPQFILPTAAKADTTYEGLMVNFLKAVGTAEDLRTSFQNNNLTTQVLEPKPGDRLELNLQNRVLTC